The Bacteroidales bacterium genome window below encodes:
- a CDS encoding Zn-dependent hydrolase: MKKAVILLCVVALAGFVFQGCNIKKIEKTMTKEDSIMQLKVNEYAKVKLTANLGNLTEKEKQLVVALIDIAKIMDELYWLQTLGEKNEFLDSIKSEYAKQFALINYGPWDRLDDNNPFIQKYSEKPLGANYYPQDMTKEEFEKLDNKDKTGLYTLIRRNDDKSLKVVWYHEEYKEQLQKASELLKKAATLAEDEGLKKYLELRAEALITSIYQPSDMAWMEMKNNRIDFVVGPIENYEDALYEYKAAFEAFVLIKDMEWSKKLDKYVALLPDIQKQLPVEEKYKKEVPGTSSDLGVYDAVYYAGDCNAGSKTIAINLPNDEQVQLEKGSRRLQLKNTMKAKFDNIMVPISQKLTDPAQMKHVKFDAFFNNVMFHEVAHGLGIKNTINGKGTVREALKDVYSAFEEAKADILGLFIVTSLIEKGEIKEISVEDCFVTFMAGIFRSVRFGAASAHGKANMMCFNFFEKSGAFTRNDAATYTVDFEKMKTAMNQWAATILVFQGNGDYEGASKYLKENALINPQLQKELDALKSANIPKDIVFEQGKEILGL; this comes from the coding sequence ATGAAAAAAGCTGTTATTTTATTATGTGTTGTTGCTCTCGCAGGATTTGTTTTTCAGGGATGCAACATTAAAAAAATTGAAAAAACCATGACAAAAGAAGATTCTATTATGCAATTAAAAGTAAATGAATACGCCAAAGTGAAGCTAACTGCCAATTTGGGCAATCTTACAGAAAAAGAAAAACAACTTGTGGTTGCACTTATAGATATTGCAAAAATAATGGATGAGCTTTACTGGTTGCAAACTTTGGGTGAAAAAAATGAGTTTCTTGACAGCATTAAAAGCGAATACGCAAAGCAGTTTGCACTTATCAATTACGGGCCTTGGGATCGCCTGGACGACAACAATCCATTTATACAAAAGTATAGTGAAAAACCTCTGGGCGCAAATTATTATCCGCAGGATATGACCAAAGAAGAATTTGAAAAACTTGACAATAAGGACAAAACAGGCTTGTACACCCTTATCCGCCGCAACGACGACAAAAGCCTGAAAGTTGTGTGGTATCATGAAGAATATAAAGAGCAGCTTCAAAAAGCTTCTGAACTCCTAAAAAAGGCAGCAACACTTGCCGAAGACGAAGGTCTGAAAAAATATTTAGAACTGCGTGCCGAAGCCTTGATTACAAGCATTTATCAACCCAGCGACATGGCATGGATGGAAATGAAAAACAACCGCATTGATTTTGTGGTGGGCCCGATTGAAAATTATGAAGATGCACTTTACGAATACAAGGCAGCTTTTGAGGCTTTTGTGCTTATCAAGGATATGGAATGGAGTAAAAAACTGGACAAATATGTTGCATTACTGCCCGACATACAAAAACAACTTCCGGTAGAAGAGAAATATAAAAAAGAAGTACCGGGAACATCGTCCGACCTAGGGGTTTATGATGCTGTTTATTACGCCGGCGACTGCAATGCGGGCAGTAAAACCATAGCCATCAACCTACCGAACGACGAACAAGTACAACTTGAAAAAGGCTCGCGCAGGCTGCAGCTGAAAAATACCATGAAAGCAAAATTCGACAACATCATGGTGCCGATATCACAAAAGCTTACTGACCCGGCACAAATGAAACATGTGAAATTCGACGCGTTTTTCAATAATGTGATGTTTCACGAAGTGGCACATGGACTGGGTATAAAAAATACCATCAACGGTAAGGGAACTGTGCGCGAAGCGCTGAAAGATGTTTATTCCGCCTTTGAGGAAGCAAAAGCAGATATACTCGGCCTTTTCATTGTCACCAGCCTGATAGAAAAAGGCGAGATAAAAGAAATAAGCGTAGAGGATTGTTTTGTTACTTTTATGGCGGGAATATTCCGCTCAGTACGTTTTGGCGCCGCCAGTGCTCACGGGAAGGCAAATATGATGTGTTTTAACTTTTTCGAAAAGTCCGGAGCTTTTACCCGTAACGATGCCGCCACATATACTGTGGATTTTGAAAAAATGAAAACTGCCATGAACCAATGGGCAGCAACCATTCTTGTTTTCCAGGGGAATGGCGATTATGAAGGAGCTAGCAAATACCTGAAAGAAAATGCTTTGATAAACCCGCAACTTCAGAAAGAACTGGATGCGTTGAAGTCGGCTAATATCCCCAAAGATATTGTTTTTGAACAGGGAAAGGAAATTCTCGGGCTATAA